A region of the Lagopus muta isolate bLagMut1 chromosome 2, bLagMut1 primary, whole genome shotgun sequence genome:
GGCGCCagggggcggcgcggcgccgAGCTCAGCTCGGAGGGGCCCTGAGGGGCGCGAAGGGCCGGACCCACCGGCGATGGGtcggggggaggggagggtggtACAGGAGCGCGGCGTGGGGCAAAGCCCAACGGGCGGCCGAGGAACGCACCCACCCCCAGCCCCGCGCTCGCAAACGCGCTCTGACAGCGCGCGCTTCCTGCTGACGTGGGAAGTTTGCAGCCGGGCACGGCTCGCAGTAGGGCGACCACCGAGCTCTTGAGCCTTGCGGACGCTAACTTCGCCTCCCGCCCGGCGGCGCGGGGCAGGCGCTGCGCCACTGTCACGGGGCAGCCGCCCGTCCGGGGCTgcgggggggaggaggggtgCGAGCGGCCCGTGGCGCAGCAGCCCGCAGCAGCCCGcacccgccgccgccccgcgcgcGGCCCTTTGTCCCGCGGCAGTTACGTGGCACGGGTTTATTttcggcggggcgggcgggggcggcCCCTTCCCGCGGGGCCCGTGCCGCCATGGCCGCCGCCGGGCCGCTCGGttcggggcggggcgggggccggagcggggcgggggggagcGGGGCCCGCCCCTGcgggccgcggcggcggcgTTTATATggaggcggcgcggggcgcCGCGGAGTTCCCGCAGGTCGCTCGCTGCTGTGCAGCCGCCGTCGCCGCCTCGGCCCGGCACCCGCCgtcccgcccgccccgccgggaAGGAGCCGGGACCGTCTCGGCTCCGAAGCACGCGGCCCCCTCCCGTCTCGTCGTGGCTTTTCCAAACCCTCCGAGGAGAGCGGGATCGTTCGGTCCTTCCTGCATTTCCGACCATTACAGGATCTAGAGATGTCTACGACGCTGTTATCTGCCTTCTACGACATCGACTTCTTGTGCAAGGTAAGGGGGGCGCGGGGCGCCGGGGGGTGCCGTGTTCGGGGCCGGGGCTCCTCCGCCCGACTtcggcggagcggcggcgcggGCTCGGCGCGGTCCCGCTGCAACCCGCTCTTTTTCTTCCGTCCCGCCGCCCCGCAGACGGAGAAGTCGCTGACCAACCTCAGCAGCATGCTGGACAAGAAGGCCGTGGGCACCCCGGTCACCTCCTCCGGCTCCAGCTTCGCGCCGGGCTTCCTGCGGCGGCACTCGACCAGCAACCTGCCGGCCCTGGCCGCCGGCACCAAGTTCCCCAGCCCCACCGGCTCCAgctcgtcctcctcctcctcgtcctcgtcctcctcctcgTTCGGCGGCCTGAAGGAGCCGGGCTccggcggcgggggcggcggcggcggcagcccCACGGCCCTGCTGAACAAGGAGAACAAGTTCCGGGACCGCTCCTTCAGCGAGAACGGCGAGCGCAGCCAGCACCtgatgcagcagctccagcagcagcaggcggCGGCCGGCAAGGGGGGCGGctcggggggcggcggggcgccCATCAACTCCACGCGCTACAAGACGGAGCTGTGCCGCCCCTTCGAGGAGAGCGGCGCCTGCAAGTACGGCGAGAAGTGCCAGTTCGCCCACGGCTTCCACGAGCTGCGCAGTCTCACCCGCCACCCCAAGTACAAGACCGAGCTCTGCCGCACCTTCCACACGATCGGCTTCTGCCCCTACGGCCCGCGCTGCCACTTCATCCACAACGCCGACGAGCGCCGCCCGGCGCCCGGCGGGGGCACggccgccgcccccccgcccTCGGCCGCCGCGCcgcaccagcaccaccaccaccaccaccatgcgGCCCCGCACCCCGCCGGCAGCACCGGCGACCTCCGCGCCTTCGCGCCCCGCGAGCACCCGCTGGGCGGCGGCTTCGGGCAcccgcgcggcggcggcggcggcggggagcggcccAAGCTGCACCACAGCCTCAGCTTCTCCGGCTTCTCcgcccaccaccaccaccaacaccaCCCCCCGCACCCGCAcggcgccgccccgccgccgccgcagcccGGCGGCCGCTTGGAGGCCGCGCTGCTGGAGAGCCCCGGCGGCTCCCGCACGCCACCGCCGCCCGCCTCCGCCTCGTACTGCGAGGAGCTGCTCTCTCCGCCCTGCGCTAACAACGCCTTCGCCTTCTCGGgccaggagctgggcagcctgatcgCGCCGCTCGCCCTGCACACGCCCGGCTTCGCCGCCGCGGCCGCCGTGGCCGCCGCCGCCTACTAccgctgccagcagcagcagccgccgccgccgcccgggggctgcccgccgccccccgcctcGCCGCCCTTCAGCTTCCAGCCCCTGCGCCGCCTCTCCGAGTCGCCCGTGTTCGACGCGCCGCCCAGCCCGCCGGACTCGCTCTCGGACCGCGAGAGCTACCTGAGCGGCTCGCTCAGCTCCGGCTCGCTCAGCGGCTCCGAGTCGCCCGGCCTGGATTCGGGCCGCCGCCTTCCCATCTTCAGCCGCCTCTCCATCTCCGACGACTGAagggtggaaggaaggaaagaaggatgGGGCCGCGGGCGGTGGGGCGCGGGGAGCGAGCCGGCCCCCCTCTCTATTTGTCTGTTgtcgtttgttttttttttttttttatacgcGTAACCTATCGATGTACACACGAGAGCTGAACAAAGCGAAAAGCGTCGTGCGAAAGGGCGACTGACGTGAACTGAACAAACCTATTTTTCTAGAGAGACCTTGGAAGAAGGGGGATTTGTGTTTCGGAGTTGTCCTTCTCGTTCTCCGGAGACGAGTTCTGATCCGCACCAGCAGCACCATTCCATCCGGGAACGCGGCCGGACCCACCGCGAGCTTCTCCAGCGCGAAATCCAACATCCTGCCAAGAATATGCCTTGATAACaaccttctatttttttttatatatctatatattattattataacaaATGCTAAAACCTTCATTCCAAAGTTTAATATTGGTTCCATTGCCACCACTTAGTGGATGTTTGGCTTAgaacaacttttctttttcgtTGTTGCTTTATTTGGAAGCACTCGACCGAGTTTAGTTTGTAATTGTTGGAGAAtaactgctgattttttttttttaatttttttttagctgttttgAGTTGATTGCATGAATGAGTCACTGCACACAACTCAATATGAAACTATTTAACTTATTTATTATCTTGTGAAAAGTATGCATTGGTAATTTGTTCATACTGTATTTATCGGGTATGATGAAAAGCAATAGatatatattcttttattaTGTTTAAATTATGATTGCCATTATTAATCGGCGAAATGTGGAGTGTGTTCTTTTCACAGTAATATATGCCTTTTTGTAACTTCACTTGGTTATTTTATTGTAAATGAGTAAAATTCTTAATTTAAGAGATTGtatgtaatatttatttcattaatttctttccttgtttaCGTAAATCTGAAAGATTGCATGGTTTCTGTATAGAAATCGGTCTCGATGCTGTGGAAGTAGTTTGAGGAATTTCTATGGGATTTTTTTAGAATGTAAATGGTTGTAGCCCGTCCGAGTAGAAGAAAACCAACAAGAGACTGACTTTTGGCAATCAGACTTCAAAGTGGCGAACCTGATGCAGCCTCGTTCCAAGTATAACCAAAAAGTGTTCCTCGTTGCCTAACTCCACCACTCACACTGTGATGTAGTCTCAACGGATGTAGCAATAATTGGGGTGCCCAGTATTATGCCTCACAGTGCCTTCTGGAGGGTCCACGCTTGCCTTAAATACTTCTCAACCAAATGAGTATTTCTCTTAATGCTTGAGGTGATAATTTGAATGTAGGGATGGGTTTTGACTACAGCAAAATTTCACCACTCTTTATTTTGTAAGAATGGCGGCCATCTTTGGATCTGAAACTTTATTCACGAGCATATCTTGTTTAATTGAATTCCAAAacatgtaatatttttttttttcttatgtagaAAGTCGGGAGTTTTCCAAAACTTTCCTGGACGGTGGATGAATGAGCGGTAGCTTAGTTTTGTTTGTACATAGGTACAGATTGAGCACTATGTACTCTTTTGGACTACTTTAACAGAAGTATGTTTTGAATGTAACTAAAGGATAAGTCAACTTGAGTTGTAATATATTTTTCGGGAGTCAGTTCACTACAAATTGTGTGAGACTGTAAACTTTGTACTGTAAATGTTTTGTAGTTCTCCCAATAaaatttttttggaaaaaaaaaaaaaaaaaaaaaaaaagcaacacccCCAGCCCCTCACCCTTCCTTGCCTGCAGGGTGGCCCTGTCCTGCTCCCCATTGCTCTCAGTCTGGCTACAGATTAACCAGCACACTCCTGCAGCTAGTGCTGGGCAGCGGCCAAAGCTAATATGCTCTTCCAGAATGTTCGGCCTTGCGAGTGCTGCTGGGGTGCTTTCTCctgcttccctttttttttttttcccctgctttctttttagGTCAAGGGTAGAGGATTCGGCCTCTGCTGCGTGTTACCTTTGCAGTTGGAATGGAAAAATCTAGTAATGGCATTTATAGCTGCTGGGGACATGCTGGTACCCTTCCCACTTGTTTGGGCTGAGGAGGAAGTGGCAGGGCAATAAAAAGGCATCATTAAGATTCACCCTTTGTCCCAAATCCACTCTCCTCAGCAGCAGGATCCAGAAAGGGATGAGGACTTCTGCCTCACCGCTCCCCAGGCTGGGGCTCAGCAGTGCTAATCGGGCTGGTATTAAACATGGTAATCAGTGTTCAGGGcttgaatttttaaagaaattgccTTTCTGGGGGCGTGTTTATATAACAAAACGCTCGGTGGCCTGGGGATTGCGTGTGTTAATGCTGGAGGGATTTTCTTCACTAATAGCTCTGCAGTTTGGTTCCTTATTCCAATCAACCCCTTCAACTTTAAGTCATGGTTTCTACAGGCttacttttgttcttttgtcaTACTAATAATAAATGTTGTTAACGTTATGGCATCTTTGCACTGTCTGGACTGCCGCAGTACTTTCTATAAATACGAGGCAGAATGTAATACGGGTGCCATATGTTTGTGTAACAAACCTTGGGCTGACTCCgggtttaaaattaaaacaaacgTAAGCGATGTATGACaacacagccctgccacagcAGCCAGCCTTTTTCATTGGGTCAGCCCGATAGGTTTTGCCTGGGATTGGCCCTTTTTTACGGTTAGTCCGATGGGATTTGCTGGGGATTGCTTTCTTAGCAGTtctggaggagctgctctcAAGGCCCCCCCGGTGCCTGCAGGAGGGGCCTTGCTGCGGTTGCAGCTCAGCTGGGCCGATGTCCTGACTCGCTTTTGGGATTTGGAAACAACTTGCTGAGCTATAAGTGCATTAGCTGGGAGTGCACACCCCGTGGAGTTGCgggatttttctttcccaaggtGCACTTTTTGCTTTAGCCCACCTCTTCCCCTGCACTGCCTCTCCAAAGCAGATCAAGATCTCCCGTACTGCTGCCCATGGTGTATGTGGGACGGTGGCATCTACCAGCTCCATGCCCTCACCTCCCTGCGACCTCCTGGCGGCCCTGGCTCAGGGTGATGGCGCGGGCACTGGTGCAGGCTGcgccctgagctgctgccctaCATCCCGCCTGTTGTGTAGGGGAGGAGGCTGCCGGGATGGCCTGGTGACCGCTCGTCTAAAGCCAGGGCTACATGTGGGACAGCAGGCCCAGACACCCTGTGCTCACAGGCCCGTCCTCTTATACCCTGTTTTGTTTATATCTCTGCAAAAGCGTGTTTCCAAATGATCCATTACAGTgttgtgtgctgctgcccagaaaGCCAGAAGTCCTTGGACTGGGAAGATAAGTGTCTGCTTCTTGTGCTGTGCAATCAAGTGGTGACCTTTAAACCAGTGACTTACACTGTTGACTTAAGCAAAAGCtctgttgctttcatttcaaaagtCAGCGAAGCATGTGAAGCTGGCCAGACCATTCAGAAATTTCCTGATACCTCGCAATAAATCAATACAGTCTGCATAAAAATAAGACCTGTGGCCTGAGAAGGAGCTTCAAGGTCTCTGCTATCGCACGCTGGTTAGCTGGGACGCTTGCAGTCCTGTTGGCTGGGCAGTCTTTTGTACTTGCTTCAGTTTTGATCTGAAAGAAATTGCAGCAAAGCCACATTCACAGAAATGCAGGTAGTAGTATAGATCTTGGAAAGGGAATTGATTTTAGATGGCATGATCACTGTGGGGTTTTTCAATGTGCTGAGtcagcagttctgtttcttttcatccctagtcttctccatttctctgtttgttgttgtctgtgtgtggttggttggttggttggttccTTGGTTTGTCTTTCTCAGGTGAAGAGAGTGGTGTAGCTCCAGTGTCCTTACTTTCTCTTGGCGTTCCATCTTGGTTCCTGACAGAAgttcacagaaaaattaaacttGATTCAGGACACATCTGCATGGATTGCTCAACATGGAAATAGTTCCCAGCGGTATGCCACAGAGCACAGGCATGCTGCTCTTCACTTGGTGCATCTTGGCCCTAGCTTAAGTGCAGTTTGCTTGACGATTTATCCCCAGTTCAGGTGTAGAAGCTCAAATTCATGGCATGTTCCACGTAGCCTGTTGAAATGACCACATCACTGGGGCAGTCAGCTCTAAAGTATATTTCAGATGCAGAATGCTGCAAACCAGAGCTTCAGTGGTTAATACATAAGAGGGTACAAGCCCTTTTTTGGAACATCATTTAAACATCTGGTGCAACTCTTCCAATACTTTGAAATGTAAATTGTCCCTCTGCCATTTTCAGCCCTCATCCCCTATCCCATCCCTTATTGCATTGCATGCCACCCATTAGGTCTTTCAACACATTTTGGAGTGTGCagcttgcatttaaaaaaaaagaaaccgTGTGCACCTGAAAGTCTCATTTTCAAAGAAGGCCCAAAATTTCATTGTTATGGTCAAGGTATGCTTGGTTTTCTTATGCCATTTTGCTAGAATAGTATTAAAGCTAAGGGACTCGTACTATGTGTTTTTAATCATTTGTCCTGTCTGTTCTTGCTGGCCTTGAGAGTGAACCTGGCTTGACAGAGTGGCTGTGTTCTGTCATGGGTCAGGTGGGACATTGCAGGTTTTGCCTGCTGAGCTCACAGAGCATGGCAGCACATTAGCTCTGGACACTGAAACCTCACGTCGTGATGCTTCGGCTTAGGCTCACATTCCTCAGTGCTTTAAGGCAAAGATACTGGGCTTTCCACCTTGTTCCATTTGCAGTGAAGTTAGATATTGCCTTTGGCTGATGATGAAGCTGTTTGGTGCCTGCCCAGGAATGGGCAGATGTGGCAGCTAGAGGCAGGACCATCCCCACAGGGTGGCCACAGCCAGCTCTGTAAGTGCTCATCTGCTGACATTATCGGAAGGTTGGAATGAAAACGATAGACTCGAGGTGGTGTAGCAGGCGGCCTCCACCAAAAGAgagcaatttcttttcctgtctgtCCTCTTCTGACACGTTTTTACTGACCTGGTTCAGATTGCTGATCCAGAGTCTTGCACCCTGCTGGCAGCTTGCATGATGAATCTGATGAGTTTCAGAGCTGGTGTAAAGGAGGAGGTAGAGCCTGGCATCTAGGAGAGGAGGCAGGAGTGTTGGGATGGAGAGCACAGAGCCTCCATACCAAGCTGCAAGATCGGCCTATCCATCTTATGTGGGTTTTGCCAAGTTTGGAGAAACACTGTTTCCCCTGAAGTTCTTTGGGAACTTCTAGGTATGCCAATTTTAGGACTTCTTTTATGTATCGGTGATGTAAGTGGTTCTCCCGGACACTGAGTATTTCTCATTGCATTTGGAAAGGTATCAACATTTAAAAGATGGCTCGGATCAAAAGTGGACTTCATTAACAGGAATGTATCCCGTAGCAGATCTTTGGACTTGTTTATGGGAAACTAAATAATGGCTGTGTGGCAAAGCTCGTCTTCAGAGAAGTTCTGAATGTGAAAGTAAGTGCTTGTTATCAACTGGCATTGTTTTAGCAGGTTGTGTATCTTTTGCTGAATGTAATGAAGAGCGTTGATTTGTATGTCTAACTTGTTTATTAAGAACATAATTTGGGGAGAAGAGAATGGAGAGATGAGATTCCTCCCCCAAGGTCTAGGGGACCTACTGCCTAAAAAgaagttgttgggttttttcccctaagcTTAGTCAAACAGACTCAAGCaattaatttctcatttcaaagaGGTGAGATGGATATATTTTAATGGAGGATTTTGGGGTGACCCACTCCCCTTAGAATCAGCATTCCTTAGGAAAACAGGCAAAATTAACccaaaaaatctcttttctgttGATGAAGAAGGATAGATGACATCTGCTGAGCAATTTCTACTCCGCACACTGTTTGAGAAGGAAATGTTGGGTAATTtaaaccccccccccctttttttttcctgacatggTTAATAATATAAACAGGGAGCCAGGTATGCAGAAATCTAAGTACAAGGGTCCTATATCAATGGCCTTATTACCTTATCTTTTCTGAGTGACATTCCCTTGAATACCTGGAATCATAATAGCTACTCAAGATAAGAAATGGAGGGAAATTCAATAACAGTAAGAGGCCTGGTAACTTATGAGATCTTGATTACCCTTTGACTGTGCGAGGATAAGATTCACTGTACTGCATGCAAAAGGAACTGAAAGCAGTATGGAAACCATTTTCTCATTGCAGAGAAGCACTAACAACTGGCTTTTGTGGTTGTTGAGACTTGCTTATATCCACATATATATGTGGAGCTTCTGACTTTCCCATGAATGACTTCTTTCAACCTTGATGGCCTGTGGATGGCAAGTATCTCTGGCTCCTGCAGTGATCTCAGAGCTCTCATGGGCTGGGCTGATGCATACAGAGCTCTGAATTTAGTCCTAAATACCATCAAATCTGGAAGTGGATGTCTATGTTTTAGTGAAATCTGTAATCCAATTGATGACAATGGGGGGTAGTTTGCTCTTCTAGTGGGTAAATGAGCACAAAGAAGGAATAAGAAAAGGAGCCTGCATGAAGTCATGCATTATTTTGGCTCTGAAAGGATTCAACAGGCAACTTCTCTCTGTGTTTACTATCAGGCCTTTCTTCCACAAGAACGACAGATTTTGCTGTATGTGAAAACCATCAAA
Encoded here:
- the ZFP36L2 gene encoding mRNA decay activator protein ZFP36L2; this encodes MSTTLLSAFYDIDFLCKTEKSLTNLSSMLDKKAVGTPVTSSGSSFAPGFLRRHSTSNLPALAAGTKFPSPTGSSSSSSSSSSSSSSFGGLKEPGSGGGGGGGGSPTALLNKENKFRDRSFSENGERSQHLMQQLQQQQAAAGKGGGSGGGGAPINSTRYKTELCRPFEESGACKYGEKCQFAHGFHELRSLTRHPKYKTELCRTFHTIGFCPYGPRCHFIHNADERRPAPGGGTAAAPPPSAAAPHQHHHHHHHAAPHPAGSTGDLRAFAPREHPLGGGFGHPRGGGGGGERPKLHHSLSFSGFSAHHHHQHHPPHPHGAAPPPPQPGGRLEAALLESPGGSRTPPPPASASYCEELLSPPCANNAFAFSGQELGSLIAPLALHTPGFAAAAAVAAAAYYRCQQQQPPPPPGGCPPPPASPPFSFQPLRRLSESPVFDAPPSPPDSLSDRESYLSGSLSSGSLSGSESPGLDSGRRLPIFSRLSISDD